The genomic segment ATTTTTCTGAATCCCCGCCTGCGCGTCAACGCATTCGCGTGCCGAGTCGTCAGGGGTTTACCCGCAAGCGCAGCGCAAGGCCGCCTATGGCGTGGCGCGTGGCCTGGGCCGCGCACCAGGGGCAGGGTTGGGGGGCTTGGCGCGCCGCCCTTCGTGTCGCGTCACCGATCGGATGTCGCAGGCAGACAGATGATCGGTGACGCGACATTAGCTCCTGAGCACGTAGCCCATGATCACATCGCACATATGCGACAGCCGCTCGTTGCGCGCCTTGGGGGCCATCAGGTCGCGCCCGAAGATGGCCGACAGCGTGTGGTTGTTCGACAGGTAGAAGTACGCCAACCCGGCAATCGATATGTACAGTTGCAGCGGATCGACGCCGCCGCGGAAGCTGCCTGCGCGGCGGCCCCGTTCGAGCACCTCGCCGAGGGTTGCGATCAGCGGGGAATTGAGCTCCCGGGCGCGCTGCGATTGCGGCAAATGGCGCGCTTTGTGCAAGTTGGCGCTGTTCAGCAGCGTGAGGAACTGAGGGTTGTCCAGGTAGTAGGTCCAGGTGAACTCCACCAGCCGGCGAATGGCCGTGGCCGGCTCCAACGCCAGCAGATCGAGCTGGCGCTCTTGCTCGCGGATCTGCATATAGGCCTGCTCCAGCACCGCCTGGAACAGCCTTTCCTTGTCCTCGAAGTAGTAGTAGATCAGCCGCTTGTTCAGGCCCGCACGCTCGGCGATGCGCTCCATGCGGGCGCCGCCCAGGCCGTGCTCGGCAAATTCGTCGCGCGCTGCGCTGAAGATCGCGCCCTGCGAGCGGTCTGCGTCCCGCAGGCGCTCCTTGGCGGGGGTGTCGGTGTCTTTGGTCATGCCCGAATGGTTCACTATCTGGTTAACAAGGAGCCGGCGCTGCGTGTATCCTGGACTTGACGGCCACCAGGAAAACTGCGACACCAGCAGCTTCCAGACCCTGGCATCCGGTGCAATGCGTTGTTTCCGGCCTGCTTTTTCCGGCTTCTCGCCGGCTTCTTCCCGGTTTTTTCCAAGGACTTTTCACCCATGACGGCAACTGTTTTTCACCGCCTGTCCCGCACCACGGGCCTGGGCATTGCGGCGCTGGTCGTGCTGGCCGCCTGCGGTGGCAATGATGGCCCGGCCGCCCCGGTGGCTGCGCCCGAGCCTGGCCAGTACATGCCGCCGGAGCCGCCGACGGGTTACACGCCCAAGACGATAGCCTATGCCGGCAAGGACATGGTGGCGGCCGCCAATCCGCTGGCCGTCAAGGCCGGGGTTGACATCCTGGCCAAGGGCGGCAGCGCCGTCGATGCCGCGATTGCGCTGCAAATGGTGCTGAACCTGGTGGAGCCGCAATCGTCGGGCATCGGTGGCGGCGCTTTCATGCTGTACTTCGACAAGGGGGCCGACAAGTTGCTGGCCTATGACGGCCGCGAAACCGCGCCCCGAAACGCCACCCCCGATCTGTTCATCGGTGCCGACGGCAAGCCGCTGGGCTTTCTGGCGGCCGTCGACGGGGGCCTGTCGGTGGGCACCCCGGGCGTGCTGCGCATGCTCGAAGCCGCGCACCGGGCGCATGGCAAGCTGCCCTGGAAGGATTTGTTCGACCCCGCCATCGCGCTCAGCGAAAACGGCTTTGCCATCTCGCAGCGCATGAGCGCGTCGATCGCCGGCGTGGCCGCGCGCATCGAGGCCCAGGGCGAGCCAGGCGCGAGCTATTTCCTGAATGCCGACGGCACGGCCAAGGCGGCGGGGACGATGCTGAGAAACCCCGAACTCGCGGCCACGCTGCGCGCCATCGCCACCGACGGGGCCAATGCGTTCTATCGGGGCGAGATCGCCCGGGACATCGTGGCCAAGGTCAGCGGCCACCCGACCAACCCCGGTCGGCTCGCGCTCGACGACCTGGCCGGCTACACCCACAAGCTGCGCGAGCCGGTGTGCGCCGTGTATCGCGTGCAGTACCGTGTCTGCGGCATGCCGCCGCCCAGTTCGGGCGGCATCGCCGTGTTGCAGACCCTGGGCATACTGCAGAGCTTTGACTTGGCGTCGTTGCAACCGAACACGCTCGACGCGGTGCATCTGGTGTCCGAGGCTTACCGCCTGGCCTATGCCGACCGCGCCCTGTATGTGGCCGATCCGGACTTCGTGCGCGTGCCGCAGGCCGGCCTGATCGACGCCGATTACCTCAAGAAGCGCGCCAAGCTGATCAGCATGCAAAAAACCATCGGCACACCGGAGGCCGGCACACCGCCCGGTGTCTACCACACCATGGGGCGGGACAACTCGCCGGCCCTGCCATCGACCACGCATATGTCGATCATCGACCGCGCCGGCAATGCGGTGTCGATGACGACCACCATAGAAAACGGCTTTGGCAGCCTGCAGATGGTGCGCGGCTTTTTGCTGAACAACCAGCTCACCGACTTTTCGTTCAGCGCCACGGACGCGGCGGGCGATCCCATTGCCAACAGCGTGCAGGCCGGCAAGCGCCCGCGCAGTTCGATGGCGCCGACCATCATTTTCAACGCGGCCACGGGCGAGTTCGAAGGCGCGATCGGTTCGCCCGGCGGTAGCGCCATCATCCAGTACACCGCCAAGAGCATCCTGGGCATGACGGACTGGGGCCTGAACGTGCAGCAGGCGATCAACCTGCCGAACTTCGGCGCGCAGACCAACGCCACCACCTCGATCGAAAAGGGCTCGCTGATCGATACCGCCGCCATCCGCGATGGCCTGAAGGCGCGCGGCCACACCGTGGTGCAGACCGATTCCTTCACCAGCGGCCTGCATGGCGTCGTGTTCAACGGCCTGCGCGCCGATGGCAAGGCCGGGTTGCTGGCGCGCAACCCCGGCGCCGGCACCTATGCCGGTGGCGCCGATCCGCGCCGCGAAGGCACGGCGCAGGGCAACGACTGAAAGCCCCGATCAGACGATCAGACGATCAGACGATCAGACGATCAGACGATCAGACGGCCACGGCCCGCAGTGCCGCATTGAAGGCCGGGCTGGGGCGCATCACGGCGTCGAGCTTGGCCGGGTCGGGCAGGTAGTAGCCGCCGATGTCCGCCGGCCGGCCCTGCACGGCCGCCAGTTCGGCCACGATGGTCTGCTCGTCGTCGGCCAGTTGCCTGGCCAGCGGTGCAAACCACCGGGCCAGTTCGGCATCGTCAGCCTGCGCGGCCAGTTCCTGCGCCCAGTACAGGGCCAGGTAGAACTGGCTGCCACGGTTGTCGAGCTGGCCGGTTTTGGCCGACGGGTTGCGGTTGTTGTCCAGCAGTTTGCCGGTGGCGGCATCCAGCGTTTTGGCCAGCACCTTGGCTTTGGCGTTGCCGGTCTTTCGCCCCAGGTCTTCCAGCGACACGGCCAGCGCCAGGAACTCGCCCAGCGAGTCCCAGCGCAGGTGGTTTTCCTCGGCCAACTGCTGCACATGCTTGGGGGCCGAGCCGCCGGCACCGGTTTCGTACATGCCGCCGCCGGCCATCAGCGGCACGATGGACAGCATCTTGGCGCTGGTGCCCAGTTCCATGATCGGGAACAGGTCGGTCAGATAGTCGCGCAGGATGTTGCCGGTGGCGCTGATGGTGTCCAGGCCGCGGATCACGCGCTCGAGCGTGTAGCGCATGGCCCGCACCTGGCTCATGATCTGTATGTCCAGGCCGGCGGTGTCATGCTCGTGCAGGTACATCTTGACCTTGGTGATCAGCTGCGCCTCGTGGGGCCGGTAGGCATCGAGCCAGAACACCACCGGCATGCCCGAGTTGCGCGCGCGGGTCACGGCCAGTTTGACCCAGTCGCGAATGGCGGCGTCCTTGACCTGGCACATGCGCCAGATGTCACCGGCTTGCACGTTCTGGCTCAGCAGCACTTCGCCGGTGGCCAGGTCGGTGATGTTGGCCACGCCGTCTTGCGGGAGCTCGAAAGTCTTGTCGTGCGAGCCGTATTCCTCCGCCTGCTGCGCCATCAGCCCCACATTCGGCACCGTGCCCATGGTGGCGGGATCGAAGGCGCCGTGCCACTTGCAGAAGTTGATGATCTCCTGGTAGATGCGGGCGAAGGTCGACTCGGGCATCACCGCCTTCACGTCCTTCAGGCGCCCGTCGGCGCCGCGCATCTTGCCGCCGTTGCGGATCATCGCCGGCATCGACGCGTCGACGATGATGTCGTTGGGCGAGTGGAAGTTGGTGATGCCCTTGGCCGAATCGACCATTGCCAGCTCCGGACGATGCTCATGGCAGGCGTGCAGGTCCTTGAGCACTTCTTCGCGCTTGGACTGGGGCAATGTGGCGATCTTCTCGTACAGGCTGGCCATGCCGTTGTTCACGTTCACGCCCAGCGCTTCAAACAGCTTGCCATGCTTGGCGAATGCGTCCTTGTAGAAAATCTTCACGCAGTGGCCGAACACGATCGGGTGCGAGACCTTCATCATCGTGGCCTTGACATGCAGCGAGAACATCACGCCCGTCTTGCGCGCGTCTTCGATTTCCTTTTCATAGAAATCGAGCAAAGCCTTCTTGCTCATGAACATGCTGTCGATGATCTCGCGATCGAGCAGCGCCACCTTGGGCTTGAGCACGATGGTCTGGCCGCCGTGGGTGATCAGTTCCAGCTTCACATCACGCGCCTTGTCCAGCGTGAGCGATTTCTCGCCGTGGTAGAAGTCGCCATGGTGCATGTGCGACACATGCGAACGCGAAGCCTGGCTCCACTCGGCCATGGCATGCGGGTTCTTGCGCGCGTATTCCTTGACCGCCTTGGGCGCGCGGCGGTCGGAGTTGCCCTCGCGCAGCACGGGGTTCACGGCGCTGCCAATGCACTTGGCATAGCGCGCGCGCAGCGCCTTTTCTTCGCCGGTCTGAGGGTCATTGGGGTAGTCGGGCAACGCATGGCCCTTGTCTTGCAGTTCCTTGATGCAGGCGATCAACTGGCCCACCGAGGCGCTGATGTTGGGCAGCTTGATGATGTTGGCATCCGCTTGCAG from the Verminephrobacter eiseniae EF01-2 genome contains:
- a CDS encoding NADP-dependent isocitrate dehydrogenase yields the protein MTTQPPTIIYTLTDEAPRLATASFLPIIRSFTAPAGIRVIESDISLAARVLAEFPEFLTEAQRRPNALAELGQKTLQADANIIKLPNISASVGQLIACIKELQDKGHALPDYPNDPQTGEEKALRARYAKCIGSAVNPVLREGNSDRRAPKAVKEYARKNPHAMAEWSQASRSHVSHMHHGDFYHGEKSLTLDKARDVKLELITHGGQTIVLKPKVALLDREIIDSMFMSKKALLDFYEKEIEDARKTGVMFSLHVKATMMKVSHPIVFGHCVKIFYKDAFAKHGKLFEALGVNVNNGMASLYEKIATLPQSKREEVLKDLHACHEHRPELAMVDSAKGITNFHSPNDIIVDASMPAMIRNGGKMRGADGRLKDVKAVMPESTFARIYQEIINFCKWHGAFDPATMGTVPNVGLMAQQAEEYGSHDKTFELPQDGVANITDLATGEVLLSQNVQAGDIWRMCQVKDAAIRDWVKLAVTRARNSGMPVVFWLDAYRPHEAQLITKVKMYLHEHDTAGLDIQIMSQVRAMRYTLERVIRGLDTISATGNILRDYLTDLFPIMELGTSAKMLSIVPLMAGGGMYETGAGGSAPKHVQQLAEENHLRWDSLGEFLALAVSLEDLGRKTGNAKAKVLAKTLDAATGKLLDNNRNPSAKTGQLDNRGSQFYLALYWAQELAAQADDAELARWFAPLARQLADDEQTIVAELAAVQGRPADIGGYYLPDPAKLDAVMRPSPAFNAALRAVAV
- the ggt gene encoding gamma-glutamyltransferase, which codes for MTATVFHRLSRTTGLGIAALVVLAACGGNDGPAAPVAAPEPGQYMPPEPPTGYTPKTIAYAGKDMVAAANPLAVKAGVDILAKGGSAVDAAIALQMVLNLVEPQSSGIGGGAFMLYFDKGADKLLAYDGRETAPRNATPDLFIGADGKPLGFLAAVDGGLSVGTPGVLRMLEAAHRAHGKLPWKDLFDPAIALSENGFAISQRMSASIAGVAARIEAQGEPGASYFLNADGTAKAAGTMLRNPELAATLRAIATDGANAFYRGEIARDIVAKVSGHPTNPGRLALDDLAGYTHKLREPVCAVYRVQYRVCGMPPPSSGGIAVLQTLGILQSFDLASLQPNTLDAVHLVSEAYRLAYADRALYVADPDFVRVPQAGLIDADYLKKRAKLISMQKTIGTPEAGTPPGVYHTMGRDNSPALPSTTHMSIIDRAGNAVSMTTTIENGFGSLQMVRGFLLNNQLTDFSFSATDAAGDPIANSVQAGKRPRSSMAPTIIFNAATGEFEGAIGSPGGSAIIQYTAKSILGMTDWGLNVQQAINLPNFGAQTNATTSIEKGSLIDTAAIRDGLKARGHTVVQTDSFTSGLHGVVFNGLRADGKAGLLARNPGAGTYAGGADPRREGTAQGND
- a CDS encoding TetR/AcrR family transcriptional regulator, whose translation is MTKDTDTPAKERLRDADRSQGAIFSAARDEFAEHGLGGARMERIAERAGLNKRLIYYYFEDKERLFQAVLEQAYMQIREQERQLDLLALEPATAIRRLVEFTWTYYLDNPQFLTLLNSANLHKARHLPQSQRARELNSPLIATLGEVLERGRRAGSFRGGVDPLQLYISIAGLAYFYLSNNHTLSAIFGRDLMAPKARNERLSHMCDVIMGYVLRS